CATACCCCTCGAAGACTGCGCCCAGGAGGGTCACATCCACAGGGCGCCCGGCGGAGTGCAGCCGGGCTGCGGCCTCGATCACGAGGTCGGGTCCCTTGCGGGGGGAGAGTCGTCCGATATACAGCACACGGAGCGGTCCCTCGGTGCGAGGACGGGGAGAAATCGGCTGCGCAGGAGAGGCGACACCGTTGTAGACCACGTGCGACCGACGCGCGAGGGCAGGAAGCGCGGTTCGGATCGTATCCAGGCTGAAGCGACTGTTCACCAGCGTGCGGTGGGAGGCCAGGTGAGGGGAGTAGAGGATGCGGTTGACGAGTCGGTTGCCCGATGCCTCGGCCTCGTGGACGTGGCTCACCGACCGGATACCCCGCAACCGCGCGATCAGCGGCCATTCGGGGATGATGATCGTCGACACGTAGACGACGTCGGGGCGCACTCGTCCGATCAGGCGCCACGCGGCACCCAGGCCGCGGAAAGTGTCGCGGAACAGCTTCGGCAGGCCCCGTGGCGTCAGCAGGACCTTGCGCAGCACGAGCATCGGCACGATGACGACCTCGGCGCCGGCGCTGCGGAGTTCGTTCACGAGCAGGCCGGTACTCGGGAGGGCCACGACCACGCGTGCGCCCGCCTCGACGAGGCCGATCGCGCTCTCGAGCAGCATGCGATCGGAGCCGAACAGCTCGGCGCCGGGATGCACGAGCAGAACGGTGTGCTTCTTCCTCTCGCCGCTCATCACGCCCCCGATCCGGCAGGCGCGGGGACCCAGTCTGTCGACCGGCGACGTGCCCGTCGAGCGGAGGGGTGGATCGTCGCGCGTTCGGCTATGCGATGGGCGAGTGCTTCGTATTCGTCGGCGACGTCGTCCCAGCGGAACCGGGTGCGCGCGATCTCCTGCACGGCCGTGGCGCGGGCCTCGGTCGATGCCGGGTCGGCCTCTGCCGACACCACGTGCTTGGCGACGTCGGCAGCATCGGAGAAGAACCAACCGTTGCCGTCGAGCACCTCCCGGTTGAAGGGGACGT
This DNA window, taken from Microbacterium maritypicum, encodes the following:
- a CDS encoding glycosyltransferase, with product MSGERKKHTVLLVHPGAELFGSDRMLLESAIGLVEAGARVVVALPSTGLLVNELRSAGAEVVIVPMLVLRKVLLTPRGLPKLFRDTFRGLGAAWRLIGRVRPDVVYVSTIIIPEWPLIARLRGIRSVSHVHEAEASGNRLVNRILYSPHLASHRTLVNSRFSLDTIRTALPALARRSHVVYNGVASPAQPISPRPRTEGPLRVLYIGRLSPRKGPDLVIEAAARLHSAGRPVDVTLLGAVFEGYEWFERDLRAQAAEAGVSVDFAGFHTDIWPFLEKTDVLLVPSRIDEPFGNTAVEGILALRPVIASDSSGLREAAGGYGTAQLVTAGDSAAIASALTDIDTRWDEMVSTVADSRGEALRRHAPEVYRSSITTHLLG